The Oncorhynchus tshawytscha isolate Ot180627B linkage group LG02, Otsh_v2.0, whole genome shotgun sequence genome contains the following window.
CCAGGAGAACAGCGTAGCCCTCGGAGCCACCATGCTTGATCCTCCTGGTGACCTCGTTCAACCTGGTCTTGTCCATCCTCAGTCGCTGGGCGATCTTCAGCTGGGTCAGTTTCCCCTTGGCCTGGTGGTCCTTCATGACAGAGTGGAAGAACCCGGAGCCTCCCTCTAACAGGTGCATGTTAGTGGGGAAACAGGAGTTCTTCAGGGTGAAGTGACCGTGCCAGGCTTTGGTGAGGGTGGTGGCACACTCCGACAGCGTACTGGGTGTTCTGGGGTCTTTCTTAACTGTGTCTGAGGTGTGGTTTGTGTCGCTGGCACGGTGGTTGCGGTCAcggtccttctctctgtccccgcCAGTCTTCTTGTGACGGTCCCGGCTGGAGGCTGTTTCGTGGCCGTCCTGGCCGGCCCGGTCCTCGTTGGAGTGGCGGCTGCTGTCGGGGCTCTGTCCCCTGGGCTCGGTGGTAGAGTCTGGGGCCCGGACCCTGGCTCTGTCTGGGCTGTCTTCTGGAGAAGCTGGCCCTGCTTCTCCTCTCACCTTGGAcatgcctctctccttctcctgagAGGGTCCATCAAGGGAAAGGGACCTGTGTCTGCGTCTCTCCGCCCCAGCCCGCTCTGCGTCTCTCTCCTTCAGCCAGCGCTCTCTGCTTCGGCTCCGGGCTGCCCGGTCCCCTCGGCCACCACGAGACACCCCAAAAGCTTCACTCCCCCTGCGCTCAAGGCTATTTGTTGGAGAGATGaactctctgtccccctgtccagcagtctctctctctcccgctgagTGAACAGGGCGTGGGTGGGGGCGAGCGTTCCCGGGAGCGTAGCTCTCTCCAGGCTACGGTCGCGATGCCTCAGCAGGTCCAGGTGGGCAGGCTGGGACACAGGGGCTGGTATCCTGTTGGGTAACTACGAGGCAGGGGCTCCTCAGCCTTGGCAAAgtccaccctcagcctcctctctggGCCTCCTAGAGGGAACCCTCTCATCTGAGTGCATGCAGCCTGAGAGGCATCTAGGCTCTCATACTGAATGTAGGCAAAACTATCCCCTTTCGCATAGTGTATGTTCCGAATGCTGCCAAAACGGTCAAACTCTCTGGCCAGGGCTGCCAGGGAATTGCTGGGTCCCAGCCCACCTACCCAGAGTCTGGTGGTTGGGTTGGCCTTACCGTAGCCTATCTTCACCGGGTTCCCGCCAATCACGCGACCCTGCATGGTTATCTTAGCCCGGTGAGCCATGTCTAAGTTTTGGAACTTGAGGAAAGCGTAGGCTCCACCCTGACCGCGCGCCGGTCGTTTAATCACAACTTCCTCAATGATGCCGTACTTATCGAAGCCTCTCCTCAGCTCGCCCTCGGTGACGTTGTGATCCAGGTTGCCGATGAACAGGTTCCTGCACGCCCTCGCGTCGTCCTCAGGTTTTATGTCATCATGCTCAGGTACAGGCAGCCCGTATagccttcccctctcctctaacaTCCCATAGTAATCTAagatcctctccctctctctgctcagtcCCAGTCCCTCTACATGGTAATGTCTTGGTGGTCGGATATCTCTGATACTACTAACTccagggcaggggagagggaccTCTGTCTATAAGAGGGATATGGGGCGCCATGGATAGGACATAGCCCATATCCGGCGGCGTGCAGCTGCGCCGCCGGACGTACATGGGCTCTACTTTGAGAGGGCGGTCATAGAGTACTAGCCTGGTTTTGGCATGCCTGGCCTCTTTAGCGTCCTCCGGGTGCCGGAAATTGATGTAGGCGACTCGGCCTAGTTCTGGAGTGTGAGATAGTTTCACACTAACGTCACCAAACTTTTTAAACTCGTGAAACAGTCCGTCTTCAACGTGCTCGTCAGAAAGCACCGAGCCGAGATTGCTAATGAGCAACGATTTGTATTCCAGAGTCCCACCGGCTCCCCCCCGGAGGCCCAGTAGTTCGGCTGCCGCTTTGCCTTTAGGCAGGACGGCTGTAGTCCGGAG
Protein-coding sequences here:
- the LOC112222078 gene encoding LOW QUALITY PROTEIN: putative RNA-binding protein 15B (The sequence of the model RefSeq protein was modified relative to this genomic sequence to represent the inferred CDS: inserted 1 base in 1 codon; deleted 6 bases in 3 codons), with the protein product MKRQAGRDSSPSRTLTKRIRERERDRDGARREDLPLPPLALLLAETGRQHARSRSREREKTRLREERGGTGDPLHHRQQHHDLDLLGRPSLRTTAVLPKGKAAAELLGLRGGAGGTLEYKSLLISNLGSVLSDEHVEDGLFHEFKKFGDVSVKLSHTPELGRVAYINFRHPEDAKEARHAKTRLVLYDRPLKVEPMYVRRRSCTPPDMGYXPIHGAPYPSYRQRSLSPALELSIRDIRPPRHYHVEGLGLSRERERILDYYGMLEERGRLYGLPVPEHDDIKPEDDARACRNLFIGNLDHNVTEGELRRGFDKYGIIEEVVIKRPARGQGGAYAFLKFQNLDMAHRAKITMQGRVIGGNPVKIGYGKANPTTRLWVGGLGPSNSLAALAREFDRFGSIRNIHYAKGDSFAYIQYESLDASQAACTQMRGFPLGGPERRLRVDFAKAEEPLPRSYPTGYQPLCPPAHLDLLRHRDRSLERATLPGTLAPTHALFTQRERERLLDRGTESSSPTNSLERRGSEAFGVSRGGRGDRAARSRSRERWLKERDAERAGAERRRHRSLSLDGPSQEKERGMSKVRGEAGPASPEDSPDRARVRAPDSTTEPRGQSPDSSRHSNEDRAGQDGHETASSRDRHKKTGGDREKDRDRNHRASDTNHTSDTVKKDPRTPSTLSECATTLTKAWHGHFTLKNSCFPTNMHLLEGGSGFFHSVMKDHQAKGKLTQLKIAQRLRMDKTRLNEVTRRIKHGGSEGYAVLLALQGPIDRESPPPEAGLQIRLLRHLVTYLRNKEAAGVISLPVGGAKEGGKGGMLYAFPPCDFSQQLLQSAHRTLGNLDEEHLVVVIVNDSA